The Prionailurus bengalensis isolate Pbe53 chromosome F2, Fcat_Pben_1.1_paternal_pri, whole genome shotgun sequence genomic interval AGCTGGCTCAGcactcccccagccctcctccccgaTCCCTGGggtctctgctctttccccaccgCTCTGCGCTGCAGCCCCCCaacaccccacccctgcagctaACGCGCTGGGGatgcctctgagcctcagtgggCTCACCCGGAAAATGGACGGGCCCTGGGTCCTCCCTACTCtacagcgccccccccccccggggtggTGCCGTGGGGCAGGGGCTCACCTGAGGGGCCAGGAGGCACCAGGACGCCaggtctgctgctgctgctgctgcgtcTTACGCTTCAGCTGTCCTCCAGGAGGAGGGGCCTCGTGGCCCGAGGCTGGCCAGCTGCCCGAGGCGGCGACGAGAGTGCCAGCCGGCCGCGCAGCGACTGCCAGGAGAAGGCAGCGCGCCGAAGCCAGGGTTCCGGCGGCACCGGTCTGTCTTCGCGTCTGTTCCGGGGTGTCCCTCGAGCTTGGTGCGCACTGGCCTGTGCCGCCCGGACACTTGACCTCTGAATGCCCGGAGGGCCCAGGCGGGGGGCGGAATAAGGGAGCCTGGAAGTCGGGTCATGGCCTGAGAGTGTGCAGGGTGCAGATGGGGGCCGGGAAAGACAGACAGGAGAAAGGCAGGTGACGAGGCAGGGGCCCCGcaggacggtggggggggggggctcctttgttgctgggggggtgggggagagtgtcCACGTCTGGATGACGCGTGTTTGTGCGAGTCCGGCCGGGAGGCGGAGGTGGGGTGCCCAGCGGGCGGGGGACGAGGGCTCCCCCGCACGGGGCTCGGCCCGGCTCGGACAGTCCTGGTTGGCAAAGGCCATGGGCGGGGGGTGGCGGGCGGGCTGCGGCCTGGGCCGCCCTCTATTCGGGCTGGGTCCGGTCGCTGGCCACAGACTCGCTGGTGAGGGCCGGCGTGAGGGCCTCGGCCTCCTCCTCGGCGGGCAGCTGGGGGCCGGCGGGCTCGGAGGCCTGGTCCAGGCCATCCTGCACCTCCTTGCCCCTCTGGATGAGCTGCTCCAGGGTCTTGGGCAGCGGGTGCCGCAGGAAGCGCTTCAGCTTGGGCTGCAGGGTGCCCACCACGTACTGGATGATCTCCTCCTCCTCGGCGTCCACGTACAGCGTCTGGTACAGGTCCCGCTTGCGCCACAGGAACTGGTCCAGCGGCTCCCCCTGCTTCTGGGGCAGGTCCAGCTCGCGCTGGATGGCCTCGCGGGACAGCGTGCCCTCGCTGTACTGCAGGAATTCCTTCTTGAACTCCACCCAGTTCTTCACCGAGCCCTGCTTGAACTCCCACCACTTCTTGGCCGGCCCGTTCATGTGGTTCTGGATTTGGGACAGCCAGTACTCCTCGGAGCCGCCCACCTGCCGCAGGTACTCCTCCAGGTGGCTGAGGAACTCCCTCGGGTCCTCGAAGATCTGCGTGTCCACGCCGGGCCCGGGCTGCCCGTCCTCGCCGGGCGCCCAGGGCGGGTACTGCTGGGCCTCGGCGGGCTCCTGCCCGGGCAGCTCgccggcggcggggggcggggtgatGGCGTAGGGGCTGACCGTGTAGTCGTACCCATCGGCGTCGTGGCAGTAGCTCTCGGGACCCCCGACGCCCACGGACACGGTGTGGCGGGCCGGCTCGCCGCCCACGGGGTACTTGCCGCCCATGGACTCCAGGCGGTCGGCCCACCTCTCCAGCCGGTAGAAGACCTCCCGCCACACGTGCATCTCGCGCTTGACCCAGCGCTCCAGGTTGGCGATGGTCTCCTGGCAGCGGCACAGGCAGGCCTTGATGGACTTCTTCCAGCGCTGCGAGTCGCCGGTGGGCACGTAGCCGTCCAGGTTGCTCTCCAGCTTACCCACCGACCTGTGCAGCCCCTTCAGCTCCCGCTCCACCTGCTTGGACACCTCGGTCAGCAGGTGCCGGTGGGTCCTCCGCACGTGCTCCAGCATCTCGGCCCGGCACTTACCGATCTGCAGGATCACGTTGGGCTTGGCGGCCGGCCCGCCCCGCGGCCCGGGGTAGGCGTGGAGGCCGCCGCTCGTCATGTGGTCCAGCTCCATCGGAGGGAGTGAGCAGGTGGCCGCGGCGCTCGGACGGGCGGGAGGCGGCGGGCTGCGAAGTGCCCCTGGGCCGGCGGCGCGGTGGAGCCGGGTCCTCGGTGTCCTCGGCGCGGGCGCGGCGGAGCGCAGGGAGAGCGGCGGGGAGCGCGGGCAGCGCAGGGAGAGCGGCGGAGAGCGGCCGGAGCGGCGGCGCCGAGCTCTGCGGCCAGCCGCCGGCGCGGGCTCTTTATGCGGCTGGCGCGGCCGTGGGCGGCCCCTCGCCGAGCCCCCGCTCCCATTGGCCCCGGCgagccgccccgccccgcgcgccccgccccccacgcccGCCCGCGCTCCCGGCGCCGAGGGAGCACCCACCCCCTGCACGCGCCATCGGCCGGGGTGACTAATCCGCCGGCTGGCTCCCTgcgccccctccccggctcattcAGCCCGCGGGGCGAGGGAAGGTGGCCGGACCCGGCGACAC includes:
- the ARC gene encoding activity-regulated cytoskeleton-associated protein, whose translation is MELDHMTSGGLHAYPGPRGGPAAKPNVILQIGKCRAEMLEHVRRTHRHLLTEVSKQVERELKGLHRSVGKLESNLDGYVPTGDSQRWKKSIKACLCRCQETIANLERWVKREMHVWREVFYRLERWADRLESMGGKYPVGGEPARHTVSVGVGGPESYCHDADGYDYTVSPYAITPPPAAGELPGQEPAEAQQYPPWAPGEDGQPGPGVDTQIFEDPREFLSHLEEYLRQVGGSEEYWLSQIQNHMNGPAKKWWEFKQGSVKNWVEFKKEFLQYSEGTLSREAIQRELDLPQKQGEPLDQFLWRKRDLYQTLYVDAEEEEIIQYVVGTLQPKLKRFLRHPLPKTLEQLIQRGKEVQDGLDQASEPAGPQLPAEEEAEALTPALTSESVASDRTQPE